The DNA segment AAAAGCACTGTAAATTATTAAATTAATACCAGTAGCACAACATTGAATAGAATAACAGCAAACAAGCCCTACTGAAATTCCATACTGAATTACAAGATATCATATTGGTATTTAGGGTTTACCTTCTTCATACTACATTAATCAGACCTTTTGCAAAATCTATAATTGAAACGGCTAAGGTTCAAATTAATATCTGTTTCCAACAACAGACCAATGCTGCAAAATGGGCCAGTGAAAAACAGCAAAAGTTATACTGAGATACAAACTGTCAATAACCTAGCATCAAAACTGTTTTACTAAATTCCATTCAAACAAATAACAAAGTAAGATCCGTATGTATATATGTATTTACACACACGGAGTGCCTTTCACAAACTcagaattttacagccaatgaagtacttcagaAGTGCAGAAGTCTAGTCTCTGTTGTAATGaagtgtagtaagaagtctcaccagattaaattccaacagactttaacctggtgttgtgagacttcttactgtgcttacccgtccaatgccggcatctccatgtaATGAAGTGTGGCAGTCAATTCACacacaagctcccacaagcagcaatataataaccaaataatctgtttcagCCATTTTGATTGGAGGATATATATTGACCACGAATAACATTcccactcttcttcaaaatagtgctatgaattttttttacatccacctgcgagagtagactgggcctgtttaGTGTCAGATTGAGACACCATCTGCATAAATAGTCTGATGATTTATCTCTTGAGTAACACCTAATTCAAACTGTTCCCACAACCAGTGACAGATTTGCAACCAACACATCAGCCTGGTGTTATTTGCTCAAAATACTCCAGACAAAAAATACCTCCAACAGAAATCACCTTTGGAATGACAGAAACTACAGTTGAAATTATCTAGTTATCATACGGGAGGAGTTCTTCACAGTTCAAATATAAAATTTTTCACTTGGTGATTCAATATTGTCACAGACAGTTCTCAGCTTCAGCAGAATCAGTTGCTACCATACACAGTCTAAGCATCTTATTTTTTGGGAGTTGACTAAAATTGCATATTAATACTTGTACAGTAGTGTGAGACCCAAGGCCCTTGCAACCTAAATTGGACATCCATGCTGTTTGCTTTTATACTTCTTCAATCTCTCCATTAGCAGGACTAAGTCATTAAGCAGCTTTATTCCACAACAAGGCAGTGTACAGAGCAAGTTATGATCTGGTCTACTTAGTTCAATCAGTAAAACTTATCCATACAATTATATTAAAATAGTGAAAAGGCTATAATAATGAATTGCTCAACTTTAGTTAGTTCTCTTTCAGAGTAGCTCCTCTCTATTATGTTCCACAGTCTGGTGGAGAGCCTTGCTCCCTCTGCTATAATATAGATGATGAGTGAACAGGAGGAGATGATgaccagtggtattatcgcgagattattaatccagaaactcagatgttttggggacccagattcgaatctcaccacggcagatagtgaaatttgaattcaataaaaaatatctggaattaagattctactgatgaccatgaaaccattgaagattttcggaaaaacccatctggttcactaatttccttatctggtctggcctacatgtgactccagagctacagcaatgtggtcgactctcaactgccctcaggcaactagggatggacaataaatgctgtccagccagcaacacccatgtcccacgaatgaataatttaaaaaattccCAGAAGGAACAGAATTACAGGGACACCAGCAaactttaatgtggataagtgataATCACTTATTGGTATCTGTTGCAAAGACAGTTAGTTTCCtgccccactcaacccatctaccAATAATGTTTACAACTCCATACGAGAACATAAGAAAtcagagctggagtaggccagttGATCTTTCAAGCCCGAGTTTCTATAttgacactgcaacaaagttgtgaaaaacccctagttgcccaactccagcgcctgttcaggcacaccaagggaaaatttaacatggccaatgcatctaaccagcacacttttacccgaacaggcgccgagtgtggcgactaggggattttcacagtggcttcattgctgttttaatgtaagcctacttgtgacaataataaataaactttttaaaactcttttggactgtgggaggaaacctacacagacacggggagaacgtgcagactccgcacagacagtaaccgagactggaatcaaacccgggtccatggtgctgaggcagcagttctaactacCGTGCAGCCCTGATCACCATATTCCTGAATTCCCAAAAAACTATCAGCTTCTGACTTGAATATATTTGCGTTCCAGATTGTCCAGCTAGGGGCAACATTTTCACAGCAGCTAGCCTGTCAAGTCACTTAAATATTTTAAtgggtttcaattagatcacccatcATTCTTTTGAGCTTCAGGGAATTTGAGCCTAATCTACTCAAGTTTCTCCTGAGAGAACCCCTCAGCCCTCCAGGGAAAGTATATAGTTGCTCTAAATAATACTGAACAAGCACAGTACTGGGACGATCATCAACTCATTTAGTGCTTCAATGAAGGATGTTATTAGATACATATCTTTTGGCCTGGAAAATGCACATACAGCAACACTAGATGCACATTACAATCTGTCTTACAAAACAAAAAATCAGCTGAACTGAAGAAAGCTGAAGGTTGTCAAGGTTTTCCCCCATTTGACAAAACTATAAATACATTTCATTATTTAGTTGAAGAAGAATGTAAGTACATAATAGTGTGCAGTTATTCTGTCAATTCTGCTTTGGTATTTTCTACTCTTCAGTAACACAGAAGTGTCGGCATTGCAAAACTGAAACAACAGTAAACGCCTGCAGGAAGATCATTTTCACATCCTTTGGCTTGCAATGGAGCAGAACTAACTTCAGATTAGACAAGAAATGTTCAGGGGGGTCTGATAGACTCATGGGCACTTTATAAACTTAAACCGTGCTAAATGTTCTGAAAATGCAGCTGCTCCTATCTGTACATTTGAAACGTAAGTTCACATTTTCAGAATTCCTGATCGTATGGGTGGAATTCATAACCAAACAATATAACAGGGACCTTCAGAAGAAGtagaagcaggattaggtcaAGGATTTTCAAGCCTATTCAGTCATTCAATAggacatggctgatctgattccagtctcaactccactttcctgctccttTCCCATAACCCTCGGCTCCCCTGTATAGTTTAAGAATTTATCTATCTCAGCGTTGAATATATATTCAATAAGTCAGCCTCTACAACGCTTTGGGGCTACTACTTTAGACCTGTAATGCAAAATGACTACAGCTTGAAGTAGTTTTTTGGAGGACTTTAGGAATAAATCTGAGCATCCCTACCCCCATTCACAATGAGAAACTATTCAATTATATCTCAAATGTTACCAACCCAATTCAACTCTCCCATAATTTTAGACTGTGACTAGCCTCTTCAGTTAGAATAAAACAATGTTTTAAAACATTGAATATTGTTTCATTATACTTTTCATGTTAATTCGTTAATTACATAATTTACATGCAGTGGATACGTCAATTTCTTACGACGCATTAAATAATTCATATAAACGCCATATCATTTCATGGCAATGTTTTGATATGCCTGGTCAGTATGGAGTAAAGGTATTGCAACAATGTCTGTAGTGCACGTAAAGACTTTGGCGCACTACAGATGCAGTATCTTCAGTATGTACGCACATACCATGGACACTCTGCTTCCGTCAGCCGACTTCACAGCGACTTAAAGCCTTTGTAAACGCTTTTTACTGCAAAGGGAAGATAAACCAACTTTAAGGAAAGGTCGACGTATTCTGTAGCATGTAAAGAGTAATGTAACTGTTTTGAATTATTACAAGCACATGCAACAAGTTAGCTGAAGCCCAAAGTGGATGAATGACTGTTTCATGCTTGCAATTATGAGGCACCTTTGGTAACTGCGAAGGATAAAATGGAAACATGCCATCACAGCATTCTTAAAAATAAATTCTGCAAAGCACAAAAGGAAAAAAATCAGTTCTACTGTGCAGTTTTGTAAACTTATCAGAGACATTGTACTACAGTAGAAAATGTTGTGCACTAACAAACCATATACATTTTAGGGTGTCACACCCTTACCTTTTTGTCTTTGCTTTTCTTGTTATTTTGTTGTATCCCAAACATTTTTTCAATCCCAAACAGTTTACTTGTCAGTTCGCTCTTTTGAGATACAGTGCGAAAAGGCTGGCCTAAGCCACTTCCAACTCTATACTTTTCCGTCTGAATCTTGCTCATTGGAGGGGGTAGATCCTGCTTCAGCGTACTACAATTCACACTGGACAGTCCATCCGTGGATTCTGCGTAGGATTCCTGATCACTGCTGCTACAGTACTGCCAGTCTTTACGGATATGAAGAGGAAGCCACCTTGGAGTTGAACAAGGAGCACTGTTCACTACATCGGATTTTTTAGCCGAAGTAAACACAGACCACGGAGACGTTCCTGGAACATCAAGCCGAGAACTAGGACCAAGGTGTCTGTTACCATTAAGTAAAGAGCAATCATTCTGTGCCAAATCGGAAAGTCGAGGTGCATGGAATTTGCCTTCCAGGTCAGGACGACAACCATTCCACTGAGAAGTACCTTGCATTTGCCCTTTACCTGGAACGTTATTCCAGGCACCGTGGGGGCCATGTTTGTTTGAGTTGGTGCCCAAATCAACAACCAAAACTCTATTGTTCTTTTCCTCCTGACTATAGCATCCAATTCCACTATCACTGTTACTACCAGTGCTATTGTTCTGCTGTCCATCGGATAAGTCCCCGTCAAGAAAAGCTCTTGCACGCATACTTTCAAATGACTCTCCCATGTCCTTGTACAACACCGATACAAACTGGAGAACAGGTTGAGAGGAAAGAGGAAACTCCAAGCAACCATTGGTATCTGGATCTGGTGTGCACTCGATAGTAAATCGCCTAGCAATACCCTGGTGAATTTTGTGCTGGCAGAGGTCTGGGTCTACCATGAAGACATGACACGAAGTCCTCAGTCCACCATCATTTTCACTAGCAAGGCTATGATCATCAGACATCTGCATGGTGACCAGTCCAAAGAATCTTCGGTCATCTGGGCACACAGCACTAAAGGCCAATTTTTCTGCAGGGTACACAGCCAGTACAACATTTTTGTCATTGAATAACTTAATGCTGTCATGC comes from the Mustelus asterias chromosome 6, sMusAst1.hap1.1, whole genome shotgun sequence genome and includes:
- the LOC144495165 gene encoding regulator of G-protein signaling 12-like, which codes for MHRQADQVKHRSSSNPALRMRNVDIARGRTGYGFTLSGQAPCVLSCILKGSPAHYVGLRSGDRILNVNDINVSKASHEDVVKLIGQCTGVLRLVIAEGNNHSDTGSSDEELYFNEAKVAWMNSKPKSKVLGLNRAEKVVADVQSGGIFKMLFDNSGNPAKCGRTCIQQQRQVAEKASGFPTRRGSAKTNHNSLSEEEVKKVLNDDSVFVNGLENQDGFVLDASILNVGMMVGYLGSIELPSTSSNLENDSLQAIRGCMRRLRAEQKIHSLVLMKIMHDSIKLFNDKNVVLAVYPAEKLAFSAVCPDDRRFFGLVTMQMSDDHSLASENDGGLRTSCHVFMVDPDLCQHKIHQGIARRFTIECTPDPDTNGCLEFPLSSQPVLQFVSVLYKDMGESFESMRARAFLDGDLSDGQQNNSTGSNSDSGIGCYSQEEKNNRVLVVDLGTNSNKHGPHGAWNNVPGKGQMQGTSQWNGCRPDLEGKFHAPRLSDLAQNDCSLLNGNRHLGPSSRLDVPGTSPWSVFTSAKKSDVVNSAPCSTPRWLPLHIRKDWQYCSSSDQESYAESTDGLSSVNCSTLKQDLPPPMSKIQTEKYRVGSGLGQPFRTVSQKSELTSKLFGIEKMFGIQQNNKKSKDKK